One region of Candidatus Methylomirabilota bacterium genomic DNA includes:
- a CDS encoding ABC transporter ATP-binding protein produces MSALLDARGLVKHLGGRRVVDRVDLVCETRQIVGLLGPNGAGKTTTLRMLYGFLRPDDGRILVDGVELGRDLVRAKRSIGVCTQDDTFDGDFTVEQNLTVAAGYFRPRPSGLAGRVAELLERFDLAGYARQKPETLSGGYRRRLMIARALVHRPRLLFLDEPTTGLDPQARMGVWDLVDGLRAEGLGVILTTHYMDEAERLSDALTVLAHGRVVARGSAKGVLGDLVGEHVVVVAATNRDAIAVWLGAHGRGEPASVLGALHVPVSGEELAEFARAFPSLRYEVRVPTLDDLFLKLSLSP; encoded by the coding sequence ATGTCGGCGCTGCTCGATGCGCGCGGTCTGGTCAAGCACCTCGGCGGCCGACGCGTGGTCGACAGGGTGGACCTCGTCTGCGAGACGCGGCAGATCGTGGGTCTGCTGGGGCCGAACGGCGCGGGCAAGACCACGACTCTCCGCATGCTCTACGGGTTCCTGCGTCCCGACGACGGTCGGATCCTGGTGGACGGCGTCGAGCTGGGCCGCGACCTGGTGCGGGCCAAGCGCTCGATCGGCGTGTGCACGCAGGACGACACGTTCGACGGCGACTTCACCGTCGAGCAGAACCTGACGGTGGCCGCCGGCTACTTTCGCCCCCGGCCGTCCGGTCTCGCCGGGCGCGTCGCCGAGCTGCTGGAGCGGTTCGACCTGGCCGGCTACGCGCGCCAGAAGCCGGAGACGCTGTCCGGCGGCTACCGGCGCCGCCTCATGATCGCCCGCGCCCTCGTGCACCGCCCGCGCCTGCTCTTCCTCGACGAGCCGACCACCGGCCTCGATCCGCAGGCGCGCATGGGGGTGTGGGATCTCGTCGACGGCCTGCGGGCCGAGGGCCTCGGCGTCATCCTCACCACGCACTACATGGACGAGGCGGAGCGGCTCAGCGACGCGCTCACCGTGCTGGCCCACGGCCGGGTGGTGGCGCGCGGAAGCGCCAAGGGCGTGCTGGGCGACCTGGTCGGCGAGCACGTGGTGGTGGTGGCCGCGACGAACCGCGACGCGATCGCGGTGTGGCTCGGCGCGCACGGCCGCGGCGAGCCGGCGAGCGTGCTGGGCGCCCTGCACGTGCCGGTCTCGGGCGAGGAGCTGGCCGAGTTCGCGCGCGCCTTCCCGTCGCTGCGCTACGAGGTGCGCGTGCCCACGCTCGACGACCTCTTCCTCAAGCTCTCGCTCTCCCCGTGA
- a CDS encoding alpha-hydroxy acid oxidase gives MTSGLEDRFQTLHEIVRAARMNLAPGPWDYLVGGTETETTLRRNRLGIDSLAFRPRVLRDVSRIDTGTSLFKRRLRIPVMLAPIGSIESFTPGGGATAAKASAAFGVPQMLSSACNPGLEATAAAADNFRIFQLYVRGDDAFVDDHVKRAKDHGYAVFCMTVDTAMYSRRERDLARRFVKPWRVRATGQDFQAALSWDQVKRFKDRHDLPLVLKGIATAEDALIACDLGVDGVYVSNHGGRQLDHGRGSIEVLPEVVKAVAGRSTVIVDGGFMRGTDVVKAIALGAQVVGLGRLSCLGLAAAGEEGLVRALELLEDEIRICLGLLGVHSLDMLEPSYLHPATPVTIPHVTSAFPLLDLDDRRY, from the coding sequence ATGACCTCCGGACTCGAAGACAGGTTCCAGACGCTGCACGAGATCGTCCGCGCCGCCCGCATGAACCTGGCCCCCGGCCCGTGGGACTACCTGGTGGGCGGCACCGAGACCGAGACCACCCTGCGCCGCAACCGTCTCGGCATCGACAGCCTCGCCTTCCGCCCGCGCGTGCTCCGCGACGTCTCGCGCATCGACACGGGCACCAGCTTGTTCAAGCGGCGGCTGCGTATTCCGGTGATGCTGGCCCCGATCGGCTCCATCGAGTCCTTCACCCCGGGCGGCGGCGCCACCGCGGCGAAGGCCTCCGCCGCCTTCGGGGTGCCCCAGATGCTCAGCTCGGCATGCAACCCCGGGCTCGAGGCCACCGCGGCCGCCGCCGACAATTTCCGCATCTTCCAGCTCTACGTGCGCGGCGACGACGCCTTCGTGGACGACCACGTCAAGCGCGCGAAGGATCACGGCTACGCGGTCTTCTGCATGACCGTCGACACCGCGATGTACAGCCGGCGCGAGCGCGACCTGGCCCGGCGCTTCGTCAAGCCGTGGCGGGTGCGCGCCACCGGGCAGGACTTCCAGGCCGCGCTCTCGTGGGACCAGGTCAAGCGCTTCAAGGACCGGCACGATCTCCCGCTCGTCTTGAAGGGCATCGCCACCGCGGAGGACGCCCTGATCGCCTGCGACCTGGGCGTCGACGGCGTCTACGTCTCCAACCACGGCGGGCGTCAGCTCGACCACGGCCGCGGCTCGATCGAGGTGCTGCCCGAGGTGGTGAAGGCGGTGGCCGGCCGCTCCACCGTCATCGTGGACGGCGGCTTCATGCGCGGCACCGACGTGGTCAAGGCCATCGCGCTGGGCGCGCAGGTGGTCGGGCTCGGGCGTCTCTCCTGCCTCGGGCTGGCCGCGGCCGGCGAGGAGGGCCTCGTGCGCGCGCTCGAGCTGCTGGAGGACGAGATCCGCATCTGCCTGGGGCTGCTCGGCGTCCACAGCCTCGACATGCTCGAGCCGTCCTACCTGCATCCGGCCACGCCGGTCACGATCCCGCACGTCACCAGCGCGTTCCCGCTGCTCGACCTCGACGACCGGCGCTACTAG
- a CDS encoding MaoC family dehydratase: MLKVEKPQDLLQHVGKELGPSEWLTVTQEMIDKFADATGDHQWIHVDVERAKKELPGGKTIAHGYLTLSLLPRLAPTLMSVEKRRRGLNYGSNRIRFTAPVPAGARIRLKQKLVKVEPVEDNGFRVTSEMTMEVEGNARPAMVAETLSIVYA; encoded by the coding sequence ATGCTCAAGGTCGAGAAGCCGCAGGACTTGCTGCAGCACGTGGGCAAGGAGCTTGGCCCGTCCGAGTGGCTCACCGTCACGCAGGAGATGATCGACAAGTTCGCCGACGCCACCGGCGATCACCAGTGGATCCACGTGGACGTGGAGCGGGCCAAGAAGGAGCTGCCCGGCGGCAAGACCATCGCCCACGGCTACCTGACGCTATCGCTCCTCCCCCGGCTGGCGCCCACCCTCATGTCCGTCGAGAAGCGGCGGCGCGGGCTGAACTACGGGTCGAACCGGATCCGGTTCACCGCGCCGGTGCCCGCGGGCGCGCGCATCCGGCTGAAGCAAAAGCTGGTGAAGGTGGAGCCGGTGGAGGACAACGGCTTCCGCGTCACCAGCGAGATGACCATGGAGGTCGAGGGCAACGCGCGGCCGGCGATGGTCGCGGAGACGCTGAGCATCGTGTACGCGTAG
- a CDS encoding D-aminoacylase — protein MLDLKITGGRLIDGTGAPARPGDVGVIGDAITAVGDLSREPAGRTIDASGRTVAPGFIDMHSHSDWRLWDNRRAESKIRQGVTTEVVGNCGFSPAPVSDQFRDEMRGFALYLPAGMDFSWHTVGEYLARYESEGVALNVAQLIGHGTLRLAAMGFARRPPTATEQAHMERMMDEAMADGAYGLATGLIYAPGSYAATEEIIGVARRAGGRRGFYASYIRGEGATLLDAVAEAIRVGREGGLPVQVSHVKAAGRPNWGKVADALALVDDARREGLDVLGDVYPYTASSTTLRTLLPDWALEGGIDAMLKRLADPGARDRIRRELTGGAETLLRGLDWADIMVAYSPSRPEAQGRRIAEIAAARRDDPLDAAIELIVSEQGKGYMILFQLDEADLRRALVHPHVMVGSDGSALAAQGPLASGKPHPRSYGTFPRVLGRYARDERVLSLETAVWKMTGLPARRLGLRDRGVLAAGARADVVVFDPATVADRATYEDPHRYAAGIGDVIVNGRVVIAGGEHTGALPGRVLRPA, from the coding sequence GTGCTCGACCTGAAGATCACGGGCGGCCGGCTCATCGACGGCACCGGCGCGCCCGCGCGCCCCGGCGACGTGGGGGTGATCGGCGACGCCATCACCGCGGTGGGCGATCTCTCCCGCGAGCCGGCCGGCCGCACCATCGATGCGAGCGGCCGCACGGTGGCGCCCGGCTTCATCGACATGCACTCGCACTCGGACTGGCGGCTCTGGGACAACCGGCGCGCCGAGTCCAAGATCCGCCAGGGCGTGACCACCGAGGTGGTCGGCAACTGCGGCTTCTCGCCGGCCCCGGTCTCGGATCAATTCCGCGACGAGATGCGGGGCTTCGCCCTCTACCTGCCCGCGGGCATGGACTTCTCCTGGCACACGGTCGGCGAATACCTCGCGCGCTACGAGAGCGAGGGCGTCGCGCTCAACGTCGCGCAGCTGATCGGCCACGGCACGCTCCGCCTCGCCGCCATGGGCTTCGCGCGCCGGCCGCCGACGGCGACCGAGCAGGCGCACATGGAGCGCATGATGGACGAGGCGATGGCCGACGGCGCCTACGGCCTCGCCACCGGCCTCATCTACGCGCCCGGCTCCTACGCGGCCACCGAGGAGATCATCGGCGTCGCGCGCCGGGCGGGCGGACGGCGTGGGTTCTACGCCAGCTACATCCGCGGCGAGGGCGCGACCCTGCTCGACGCGGTGGCCGAGGCGATCCGGGTGGGACGCGAGGGCGGCCTGCCCGTGCAGGTGAGCCACGTGAAGGCGGCGGGACGGCCCAACTGGGGCAAGGTGGCCGACGCGCTGGCCCTCGTCGACGACGCGCGGCGCGAAGGGCTCGACGTGCTGGGCGACGTCTACCCCTACACCGCCTCCAGCACCACGCTGCGCACGCTCCTGCCGGACTGGGCGCTCGAGGGCGGCATCGACGCGATGCTGAAGCGCCTCGCCGATCCCGGAGCCCGCGACCGCATCCGCCGCGAGCTGACCGGCGGCGCCGAGACGCTGCTGCGCGGGCTCGACTGGGCCGACATCATGGTGGCCTACTCGCCGTCACGCCCAGAGGCGCAGGGCCGGCGCATCGCCGAGATCGCGGCCGCGCGGCGGGACGACCCGCTCGACGCCGCCATCGAGCTGATCGTCTCCGAGCAGGGCAAGGGCTACATGATCCTGTTCCAGCTCGACGAGGCCGACCTGCGGCGCGCGCTCGTGCATCCGCACGTCATGGTGGGCTCGGACGGCTCCGCCCTCGCGGCGCAGGGTCCGCTCGCCAGCGGCAAGCCGCATCCGCGCAGCTACGGCACCTTCCCGCGGGTGCTCGGCCGCTACGCGCGCGACGAGCGCGTGCTCTCGCTCGAGACCGCGGTGTGGAAGATGACCGGCCTGCCCGCGCGGCGGCTCGGCCTGCGAGACCGCGGAGTGCTCGCGGCGGGGGCCAGGGCCGACGTGGTGGTGTTCGATCCCGCGACGGTGGCCGACCGCGCGACCTACGAGGACCCGCACCGCTACGCCGCCGGCATCGGCGACGTGATCGTCAACGGCCGCGTGGTCATCGCCGGCGGCGAGCACACCGGTGCTTTGCCGGGCCGCGTGCTGCGCCCGGCGTGA
- a CDS encoding uridine kinase, with protein sequence MLRVGIDGVDGAGKTTLADTLADALEAAGIAVIRASVDGFHHPRAVRYRLGRESPEGFFRDSYDYLALRRRLLDPLSPGGSLRYRTAVFDARADRHVDAPEQQAPAGSVLIVDGIFLHRPELREYWDFSVFLAVRFEVSIPRGAQRGEGSPDPLAPANRRYVEGQRLYLRACDPERHATLVVDYDDPAAPRILSEKP encoded by the coding sequence GTGCTCCGTGTCGGCATCGACGGCGTCGACGGCGCGGGCAAGACCACGCTGGCCGACACGCTGGCCGATGCGCTCGAAGCCGCGGGGATCGCGGTGATCCGGGCCTCGGTGGACGGCTTCCACCACCCGCGCGCGGTCCGCTATCGGCTCGGCCGGGAATCGCCGGAGGGCTTCTTTCGCGACTCCTACGACTACCTCGCGTTGCGGCGCCGCCTGCTCGATCCGCTGAGCCCGGGCGGTAGCCTGCGCTATCGTACCGCGGTGTTCGACGCCCGCGCGGACCGCCACGTGGACGCCCCCGAGCAGCAGGCACCCGCCGGCTCTGTCCTGATCGTCGACGGCATCTTCCTCCACCGGCCGGAGCTGCGGGAGTACTGGGACTTCTCGGTCTTCCTGGCCGTGCGGTTCGAGGTCTCGATCCCACGCGGGGCGCAGCGCGGCGAGGGATCGCCCGATCCGCTCGCCCCGGCGAACCGCCGGTACGTGGAGGGCCAGCGGCTCTATCTCCGGGCATGCGACCCGGAGCGTCACGCCACGCTGGTCGTCGACTACGACGACCCGGCCGCGCCGCGCATTCTCTCGGAGAAGCCATGA
- a CDS encoding cupin domain-containing protein, whose translation MSQSQTDTVRGRAVVMQPQDGPSYWQPVPANGHADPKLYPARTGFAGHAMGFQSIAPGGRVREHSHGDQVELQICFRGRGRAVVDGVSHPLVPGTSCFLGYDVKHELINESPDEDLVMLWVITPPGLEDFFKAIGRPREAGQPAPTPFERPTDVIAIERRMGMNDTQ comes from the coding sequence ATGAGCCAGAGCCAGACCGATACCGTGCGCGGGCGCGCGGTGGTGATGCAGCCGCAGGACGGCCCCTCGTACTGGCAGCCCGTGCCCGCCAACGGCCACGCCGACCCGAAGCTCTATCCGGCCCGCACCGGCTTCGCGGGCCACGCCATGGGCTTTCAGTCCATCGCCCCGGGCGGCCGCGTGCGCGAGCACTCGCACGGCGACCAGGTCGAGCTGCAGATCTGCTTCCGCGGCCGCGGGCGCGCGGTGGTGGACGGGGTGAGCCATCCGCTGGTGCCGGGCACCTCCTGCTTCCTCGGCTACGACGTCAAGCACGAGCTGATCAACGAGAGCCCCGACGAGGACCTGGTCATGCTCTGGGTGATCACCCCGCCCGGCCTCGAAGATTTCTTCAAGGCCATCGGCCGGCCGCGGGAGGCCGGGCAGCCCGCGCCCACCCCGTTCGAGCGCCCCACCGACGTGATCGCGATCGAGCGGCGCATGGGCATGAACGACACGCAGTAG
- a CDS encoding ankyrin repeat domain-containing protein has translation MSGRSVGLAVLLIASAVATATAQVPPSPGEQSRYTGLLAAAARGDAAEIRALTAGGASPDVRDGYQRTPLHVAAYHRHQEAMRALVAAGANPNALEHDRYDIVTIAAVANDAPTLEAALALGTSAKNVTSRYDGTALIAAAHLGHAEVVRTLIRAGAPLDHVNNLGWTALIESIVLGDGGPRHTDTLRALVEAGANPNLADRSGQTPLALARARGYGSMIRLLQQAGGR, from the coding sequence ATGAGCGGGCGCTCCGTCGGGCTCGCGGTCCTTCTCATCGCGAGCGCGGTCGCCACCGCCACCGCCCAGGTGCCGCCCTCGCCGGGCGAGCAGTCGCGCTACACCGGCCTGCTCGCCGCGGCCGCGCGGGGCGACGCGGCGGAGATCCGCGCGCTGACCGCGGGCGGCGCGAGCCCCGACGTCCGCGACGGCTACCAGCGGACGCCGCTGCACGTGGCCGCCTACCACCGCCATCAGGAGGCGATGCGCGCGCTGGTCGCGGCCGGCGCGAATCCCAACGCGCTCGAGCACGACCGGTACGACATCGTCACGATCGCGGCGGTGGCCAACGACGCGCCGACGCTCGAGGCGGCCCTGGCCCTCGGGACGAGCGCGAAGAACGTGACCAGCCGCTACGACGGGACCGCCCTGATCGCGGCCGCGCATCTGGGCCACGCCGAGGTCGTGCGCACCCTCATCCGCGCCGGCGCCCCGCTCGATCACGTCAACAACCTGGGCTGGACTGCGCTGATCGAGTCGATCGTGCTCGGCGACGGCGGCCCTCGCCACACCGACACCCTGCGGGCGCTGGTCGAGGCGGGGGCGAACCCGAACCTGGCGGACCGGAGCGGTCAGACCCCGCTCGCGCTGGCCCGCGCGCGCGGCTACGGATCCATGATCCGCCTGCTCCAGCAGGCGGGCGGGCGCTGA
- a CDS encoding DUF1349 domain-containing protein: MTAPPSAPAVSFLAVPDRLRRHGAPRVWSIDAEAGVLRVAPEAATDFWQKTHYGFAADNGHFLHLDMAGDLVLSTGVRFQPVHRYDQAGLMIRVSAACWLKTSVEHEPGEPGRLGVVVTNQGYSDWSTQSFPASDRAVWLRVRREGTDYLVDASRDGRAWEQIRMARLLEDREGAPVAAGAYACSPKGAGFVAEFTHLTITPGRAR, translated from the coding sequence ATGACCGCTCCGCCTTCCGCGCCGGCCGTGAGCTTCCTGGCCGTCCCGGACCGGCTCCGTCGGCACGGGGCGCCGCGCGTCTGGTCGATCGACGCGGAGGCCGGCGTGCTTCGCGTGGCGCCGGAGGCCGCCACCGATTTCTGGCAGAAGACGCACTACGGCTTCGCGGCCGACAACGGGCACTTCCTCCATCTCGACATGGCCGGCGATCTCGTGCTCTCGACTGGCGTGCGCTTCCAGCCGGTGCACCGGTACGACCAGGCCGGGCTGATGATCCGGGTGTCGGCGGCCTGCTGGCTCAAGACGTCGGTCGAGCACGAGCCGGGGGAGCCGGGCCGGCTGGGGGTCGTGGTCACCAATCAGGGCTATTCCGACTGGTCCACCCAGTCGTTCCCCGCGTCGGACCGCGCGGTCTGGCTGCGCGTGCGACGCGAGGGAACGGACTACCTCGTCGACGCGTCTCGCGACGGCCGGGCGTGGGAGCAGATCCGCATGGCGCGGCTGCTGGAGGATCGCGAGGGCGCGCCGGTCGCCGCGGGAGCGTACGCGTGCAGCCCGAAGGGCGCCGGCTTCGTGGCGGAGTTCACCCACCTGACCATCACGCCGGGGCGCGCGCGATGA
- a CDS encoding alpha/beta fold hydrolase — protein sequence MPHVSIGDAQIYYEEQGRGPALMLVPGLGGQGAFWAPQVRDFSHDFRVIVHDHRGAGQSTHSRIRYSVDQMAADTLTLMDRLGVERAHYVGHSTGGAIGQTIAQDHPDRLLSLVLSATWPGPDAYFRRCFETRKELLLHRGFESYWRASVVMLRPPKWVSEHDAALEEEIARLRAAAPPAEVLASRIDAIVRFDRRARLGEIRCPTLVVVAGDDALTPPFYSEELASRIPGAKLVVLPTGGHFAPALQPEEYNAAVGGFLRAHAAR from the coding sequence ATGCCCCACGTCTCGATCGGCGACGCCCAGATCTATTACGAGGAGCAGGGCCGCGGCCCGGCGCTCATGCTGGTGCCCGGCCTCGGCGGCCAGGGCGCGTTCTGGGCCCCGCAGGTGCGCGACTTCTCCCATGACTTCCGGGTGATCGTGCACGATCATCGCGGCGCGGGGCAGAGCACCCACTCGCGCATCCGGTACTCGGTGGACCAGATGGCGGCCGACACCCTGACGCTCATGGACCGGCTCGGGGTCGAGCGCGCCCACTACGTCGGCCACTCCACCGGCGGCGCGATCGGCCAGACCATCGCCCAGGATCATCCGGATCGGCTGCTGAGCCTCGTGCTCAGCGCCACGTGGCCCGGCCCCGACGCCTACTTCCGCCGCTGCTTCGAGACACGCAAGGAGCTGCTGCTCCACCGCGGCTTCGAGAGCTACTGGCGCGCCTCGGTGGTCATGCTGCGCCCGCCGAAGTGGGTCAGCGAGCACGACGCCGCCCTCGAGGAGGAGATCGCGCGCCTGCGCGCCGCGGCCCCGCCCGCCGAGGTGCTGGCCAGCCGGATCGACGCCATCGTGCGCTTCGACCGGCGCGCGCGGCTGGGTGAGATCCGCTGCCCCACCCTGGTGGTCGTGGCCGGCGACGACGCGCTGACCCCGCCGTTCTACTCGGAGGAGCTGGCGTCCCGGATCCCCGGGGCGAAGCTCGTGGTGCTGCCGACCGGCGGTCACTTCGCTCCCGCCTTGCAGCCCGAGGAGTACAACGCGGCGGTCGGGGGTTTCCTGCGCGCCCACGCCGCCCGATGA
- a CDS encoding DUF2277 domain-containing protein: protein MCRNIKTLHNFRPPATDEEIRASALQFVRKLSGFTKPSRANEPVFNRAVDDVTHIARALLDSLVTSAPPRDRTVEASKARARTALRFRPSDPNAPS, encoded by the coding sequence ATGTGCCGCAACATCAAGACCCTGCACAACTTCAGACCGCCGGCGACCGACGAGGAGATCCGCGCCTCCGCCCTGCAGTTCGTCCGCAAGCTGAGCGGCTTCACGAAGCCCTCGCGGGCCAATGAGCCGGTGTTCAACCGGGCGGTCGACGACGTCACGCACATCGCGCGCGCCTTGCTCGATTCGCTCGTGACGAGCGCGCCGCCCCGCGACCGCACCGTCGAGGCCTCGAAGGCGCGCGCCCGCACCGCTCTCCGCTTCCGCCCGTCGGACCCGAACGCCCCGAGCTGA
- a CDS encoding thiamine pyrophosphate-dependent enzyme, with amino-acid sequence MMKPEEVLAAIAAARGGAICVPTMTTGPAWRKLAPGDLSVGCVGFMGGAAAMGLGLALGAPDRRVIVFDGDGSLLMQLGSLATIAGAAPRNFTHLLFKNGVYHTSGSQETPGGPGVDFAAMAKAAGYRNAYTITSLDEFTKRLPGFLGEDGPIMVQLITGLAESTPMTAGPSTPFHQQVADLRARITGAR; translated from the coding sequence ATGATGAAGCCGGAGGAGGTGCTCGCGGCGATCGCGGCGGCGCGCGGCGGCGCCATCTGCGTCCCCACCATGACCACCGGGCCGGCGTGGCGCAAGCTCGCCCCCGGCGATCTCTCGGTCGGGTGCGTGGGCTTCATGGGCGGCGCCGCCGCCATGGGCCTCGGGCTGGCCCTGGGCGCGCCCGATCGGCGGGTGATCGTCTTCGACGGCGACGGCTCGCTGCTGATGCAGCTGGGCTCGCTCGCCACCATCGCGGGCGCGGCCCCGCGCAACTTCACGCACCTGCTGTTCAAGAACGGGGTGTACCACACCTCGGGCTCGCAGGAGACGCCGGGCGGGCCGGGGGTGGACTTCGCGGCGATGGCGAAGGCGGCGGGCTACCGCAACGCTTACACGATCACCAGCCTCGACGAATTCACGAAACGGCTGCCCGGCTTCCTTGGCGAGGACGGCCCGATCATGGTGCAGCTCATCACCGGTCTCGCCGAGAGCACGCCGATGACCGCGGGGCCGAGCACCCCGTTCCACCAGCAGGTCGCCGACCTCCGCGCCAGGATTACCGGCGCGCGATAG
- a CDS encoding ABC transporter permease yields MSWLVAAVEWQSRAVVSRHLRVYLRNWHTAFLPPALEPVTMLVAFGVGLGGYVASLTWQGRPIEYMTYIAPGLLAYATFMTAVFQSLFAAFIRMRYQRTWEGQLTTQVELRHVVWGEVLWAGLLATMYVVIVAAVLAGFDLTGLLHMRVGRLPLLLPLVFVAGCGFAALGLCFTALMPTIDHMNLPVFLLVLPMGLLSSTYFPLEHPVLVALNAVNPLYHLAQCFRGILIGGPVLGHLGAVVGLSVLLLATLVPLNLRLLRRRVLGD; encoded by the coding sequence GTGAGCTGGCTGGTCGCCGCGGTGGAGTGGCAGAGCCGTGCGGTGGTCTCCCGCCACCTGCGCGTCTACCTGCGCAACTGGCACACCGCGTTCCTGCCGCCCGCGCTCGAGCCGGTGACCATGCTGGTGGCGTTCGGCGTCGGGCTCGGCGGCTACGTGGCGAGCCTGACCTGGCAGGGCCGCCCGATCGAGTACATGACCTACATCGCGCCCGGCCTGCTCGCCTACGCCACGTTCATGACCGCGGTCTTCCAGTCGCTGTTCGCCGCCTTCATCCGCATGCGCTATCAGCGCACGTGGGAGGGACAGCTCACCACCCAGGTGGAGCTGCGGCACGTGGTCTGGGGCGAGGTGCTGTGGGCCGGCCTGCTCGCCACCATGTACGTGGTGATCGTGGCCGCGGTGCTGGCCGGCTTCGACCTGACCGGCCTGCTCCACATGCGGGTGGGGCGTCTGCCGCTGCTGCTGCCGCTCGTGTTCGTGGCCGGGTGCGGGTTCGCCGCGCTCGGGCTCTGCTTCACCGCGCTGATGCCGACGATCGACCACATGAATCTGCCCGTGTTCCTGCTCGTGCTGCCGATGGGGCTGCTGTCGTCGACCTACTTCCCGCTCGAGCATCCGGTGCTGGTCGCGCTCAACGCAGTCAATCCGCTCTACCATCTGGCCCAGTGCTTCCGGGGGATCCTCATCGGCGGCCCGGTGCTCGGCCACCTGGGCGCGGTGGTCGGGCTGTCGGTGCTGCTGCTGGCCACGCTGGTGCCGCTCAACCTGCGCCTGCTCCGTCGCCGCGTGCTGGGCGACTAG
- a CDS encoding CoA transferase, translated as MSYDAPFAGLKVVDLSQGIAGPYSAMLLAQYGADVIKVEPPEGDWSRGLGKRYGDLTAFAIAANLGKRSIVLDLKAEEDRGILRRLVSAADVFLESFRPGVAARLGVGYPDVEAINPRIIYLSVSGFGQTGPDAERPAVDTVFQAYTGLMSMNRGPDGIPHRVPVIVMDMATALAGFQAMAVALYARRDEPRGRYIESSLLRGGATIQTVSMIQHRLEGGKPQPGLTPSGTFRASDGWINLTILRDVDFPVLCDALEIPAAKGDPRFATNDLRFANVAALNALLEPAFARRPVADLSARLRAARLMHQRVNTYLEFLDDPHVKATGAVTWIEQPGIGRVPVPSVPGLPPLSAGTPRAIAPSLDQHRKEILAELGLGSVG; from the coding sequence ATGAGCTACGACGCGCCGTTCGCCGGACTCAAGGTGGTGGACCTGAGCCAGGGCATCGCGGGGCCGTACTCGGCCATGCTGCTCGCGCAGTACGGCGCCGATGTCATCAAGGTCGAGCCGCCCGAGGGCGACTGGTCCCGCGGCCTTGGCAAGCGCTACGGCGACCTGACCGCCTTCGCCATAGCGGCGAACCTCGGCAAGCGCTCGATCGTGCTCGATCTGAAGGCCGAGGAGGACCGCGGCATCCTCCGCCGCCTCGTGTCCGCCGCGGACGTGTTCCTCGAATCGTTTCGTCCCGGGGTCGCGGCGCGGCTGGGCGTCGGCTATCCGGACGTCGAGGCGATCAATCCGCGCATCATCTATCTCTCCGTGTCGGGCTTCGGGCAGACCGGCCCCGACGCGGAGCGGCCCGCGGTGGACACCGTGTTCCAGGCCTACACCGGGCTCATGTCGATGAACCGCGGCCCCGACGGCATCCCGCATCGCGTGCCGGTGATCGTGATGGACATGGCCACCGCGCTCGCCGGCTTCCAGGCGATGGCGGTGGCCCTCTACGCGCGGCGCGACGAGCCGCGCGGCCGCTACATCGAGTCGAGCCTGCTGCGCGGGGGCGCGACGATCCAGACCGTGTCGATGATCCAGCACCGCCTGGAAGGCGGTAAGCCGCAGCCCGGCCTCACCCCGTCCGGCACCTTCCGGGCCAGCGACGGGTGGATCAACCTGACGATCCTGCGCGACGTCGACTTCCCGGTGCTCTGCGACGCGCTGGAAATTCCCGCCGCCAAGGGCGACCCCCGCTTCGCCACCAACGACCTGCGCTTCGCCAACGTGGCCGCCCTCAACGCGCTACTCGAGCCCGCCTTCGCCCGCCGCCCCGTGGCCGATCTCTCCGCGCGGCTGCGGGCCGCGCGGCTCATGCACCAGCGCGTGAACACCTACCTCGAGTTCCTCGACGACCCTCACGTGAAAGCCACCGGCGCGGTGACCTGGATCGAGCAGCCGGGCATCGGCCGCGTGCCCGTGCCGAGCGTGCCCGGCCTGCCGCCGCTTTCCGCGGGCACCCCGCGCGCGATCGCGCCCTCGCTCGACCAGCACCGCAAGGAGATCCTGGCCGAGCTGGGATTGGGCTCGGTGGGGTAG